One window of Terriglobales bacterium genomic DNA carries:
- a CDS encoding MoaD/ThiS family protein — protein MRVLFFGMLREIAGGSEQRLRVADGARLADLLSDCEKKWPKLADYLPATATAVNQEFAAPDTRLKDGDEVALL, from the coding sequence GTGCGCGTCCTATTCTTCGGGATGTTGCGCGAGATCGCCGGCGGCAGTGAACAGCGGCTGCGCGTCGCCGACGGCGCGCGCTTGGCCGACCTGCTGAGCGACTGCGAGAAAAAGTGGCCGAAGCTGGCGGACTACCTGCCGGCGACCGCGACCGCTGTGAACCAGGAGTTCGCGGCCCCCGACACGCGCCTGAAAGACGGCGACGAGGTGGCGCTGCTG
- a CDS encoding tryptophanase: protein MPRTIIEPFRIKSVEPIRWTTRAQREELLRAAHNNLFLLPADDVLIDLLTDSGTGAMSTHQWAAVMEGDESYAGSRSFDHFRDSVQEITGYRHVIPTHQGRAAERILFGVMCKRGDVVPNNTHFDTTRANVEYRHAKAVDLPIAEGKQPALVHPFKGNMDVAALERVIAEVGREHIPLVMLTVTNNSGGGQPVSMANARAVSEVCRRHRIPLYFDACRFAENAYFIKLREPGYAEKTPKEIAQEMFALGDGCTMSAKKDGMANIGGFLCTNDDLLAQQEKDLLILTEGYPTYGGLAGRDLEAIAVGLQEALDEDYLRYRIASTAYLGEHIARQGVPIVQPPGGHAIYLDARAFLPHVPAEQFPGVALACELYLEGGIRSVEIGGLMFGDAAKMDLVRLAIPRRVYTQSHIDYVIEVILEVWKRRDLITGMRLTHEAPFLRHFTAHLEPLAAVAAAR, encoded by the coding sequence ATGCCGCGAACCATCATCGAGCCGTTCCGGATCAAAAGCGTGGAGCCGATCCGGTGGACGACGCGCGCGCAGCGCGAGGAGTTGCTGCGTGCGGCGCACAACAACCTCTTTCTCCTGCCGGCGGACGACGTGCTGATCGACTTGCTGACCGACAGCGGGACCGGCGCGATGTCCACGCATCAGTGGGCGGCGGTGATGGAGGGCGACGAGAGTTACGCCGGCAGCCGCTCGTTCGACCACTTCCGCGACTCCGTGCAGGAGATCACCGGGTACCGGCACGTGATCCCGACGCACCAGGGACGGGCGGCGGAGCGCATCCTGTTCGGCGTGATGTGCAAGCGCGGCGACGTGGTGCCGAACAACACGCACTTCGATACCACGCGCGCGAACGTGGAGTACCGGCACGCGAAGGCGGTGGACCTGCCCATCGCGGAAGGGAAGCAGCCGGCGCTGGTGCATCCGTTCAAGGGCAACATGGACGTGGCGGCGCTGGAGCGCGTGATCGCCGAGGTCGGGCGCGAGCACATCCCGCTGGTGATGCTGACGGTGACGAACAACTCGGGCGGCGGCCAGCCGGTCTCGATGGCGAACGCGCGGGCGGTGAGCGAAGTGTGCCGCCGGCATCGCATCCCGCTCTACTTCGACGCGTGCCGGTTCGCGGAGAACGCGTACTTCATCAAGCTGCGCGAGCCGGGGTACGCGGAGAAGACGCCGAAAGAGATCGCGCAGGAGATGTTCGCGCTGGGCGACGGCTGCACCATGTCGGCGAAGAAGGACGGCATGGCGAACATCGGCGGCTTCCTGTGCACCAACGACGACCTGCTGGCGCAGCAGGAGAAAGACCTGCTGATCCTGACCGAGGGCTACCCGACCTACGGCGGGCTGGCGGGGCGCGACCTGGAAGCGATCGCGGTCGGGCTGCAGGAGGCGCTCGACGAGGACTACCTGCGTTACCGGATCGCGTCGACGGCGTACCTGGGCGAGCACATCGCGCGGCAGGGCGTTCCGATCGTGCAGCCGCCGGGCGGCCACGCCATCTATCTGGACGCGCGCGCGTTCCTGCCGCACGTGCCGGCGGAGCAGTTCCCGGGGGTGGCGCTGGCGTGCGAGCTGTATCTCGAGGGCGGCATCCGGTCGGTCGAGATCGGCGGGCTGATGTTCGGCGACGCCGCCAAGATGGACCTGGTACGGCTGGCCATCCCGCGGCGCGTCTACACGCAGAGCCACATCGACTACGTGATCGAGGTCATCCTCGAGGTGTGGAAGCGGCGCGACCTCATCACGGGCATGCGCCTGACGCACGAGGCGCCCTTTTTGCGGCACTTCACCGCGCACCTGGAGCCGCTGGCGGCAGTCGCCGCCGCCCGATAG
- a CDS encoding acyl-CoA carboxylase subunit beta yields MADRPHTSDNKLASQLDATSARFEKNMRAMADLVAAIHNEEEKIQEGGGAKGIEAQHAKGRLTARERIKLLLDPDSEFFELGLYAAYKMYEEWGGAPSAGTITGLGRVQGRLCMIIANDATVKAGAFFPMTAKKVIRAQNIAIDNRIPTIYLVDSAGVFLPLQEDVFPDTDDFGRVFRNNAVMSAMGIPQIAAIMGMCVAGGAYLPLMCDHILMTDGSGLFLAGPALVQAAIGAKYTAEELGGAKMHSEISGTVDYREPNDEACIARIRSLVEKIGHKRQSPFDRKKPEAPAYPAEEIYGVFDGDPSRQYDMKEIIARIVDGSRFDEYKPEYGETVLCGYARIGGFAVGIVANQKKHVHQVDRSGAKRVEFGGVIYTESAEKAARFIMDCNQNLVPLVFLHDVNGFMVGRDAEWSGIIRAGAKMVNAVSNSVVPKIAIIVGGSFGAGHYAMCGKAYDPRFVFAWPTARYAVMSGASAAGTLVEIKVKQLERGGKKLSDDDKKKLFDEVKATYDEQMDPRYGAARLWIDKIIDPLQTREAITMALEAAALNPEVREFKVGVLQT; encoded by the coding sequence ATGGCCGACCGTCCCCACACCTCCGACAACAAGCTCGCCTCGCAGCTCGACGCCACCTCCGCGCGCTTCGAGAAGAACATGCGCGCCATGGCCGACCTGGTCGCCGCCATCCACAACGAAGAAGAGAAGATCCAGGAGGGCGGCGGCGCGAAAGGCATCGAGGCGCAGCACGCCAAGGGGCGGCTGACCGCGCGCGAGCGCATCAAGCTGCTGCTCGACCCTGACAGCGAGTTCTTCGAGCTCGGCCTCTACGCCGCCTACAAGATGTACGAAGAGTGGGGAGGCGCGCCCTCCGCCGGCACTATCACCGGCCTGGGGCGCGTGCAGGGGCGCCTCTGCATGATCATCGCCAACGACGCCACCGTGAAGGCCGGCGCGTTCTTCCCGATGACCGCGAAGAAGGTCATCCGCGCGCAGAACATCGCCATCGACAATCGCATCCCGACCATTTACCTGGTCGACTCCGCCGGCGTCTTCCTGCCACTCCAGGAAGACGTATTCCCCGACACCGACGACTTCGGCCGCGTCTTCCGCAACAACGCCGTCATGTCGGCCATGGGCATTCCGCAGATCGCGGCCATCATGGGGATGTGCGTCGCCGGCGGCGCCTATCTCCCGCTGATGTGCGACCACATATTGATGACCGACGGCTCGGGCCTCTTCCTCGCCGGGCCCGCGCTGGTGCAGGCCGCCATCGGCGCCAAGTACACCGCCGAGGAGCTCGGCGGCGCCAAGATGCACTCCGAGATCTCGGGCACGGTCGACTACCGCGAGCCCAACGACGAAGCCTGCATCGCCCGCATCCGCTCTTTAGTGGAGAAGATCGGCCACAAGCGCCAGTCGCCCTTCGACCGCAAGAAGCCCGAAGCGCCCGCGTATCCGGCCGAGGAGATCTACGGCGTCTTCGACGGCGACCCCTCGCGCCAGTACGACATGAAGGAGATCATCGCGCGCATCGTGGACGGCTCGCGCTTCGACGAGTACAAGCCCGAGTACGGCGAGACCGTGCTCTGCGGATATGCGCGTATCGGCGGCTTCGCCGTCGGCATCGTCGCCAACCAGAAGAAGCACGTGCACCAGGTCGACCGCTCGGGCGCGAAGCGCGTCGAGTTCGGCGGCGTCATCTACACCGAATCCGCCGAGAAGGCCGCGCGCTTCATCATGGACTGCAACCAGAACCTCGTGCCGCTCGTCTTCCTGCACGACGTCAACGGCTTCATGGTCGGGCGCGACGCCGAGTGGAGTGGCATCATCCGCGCCGGCGCCAAGATGGTGAACGCCGTCTCGAACTCCGTCGTCCCGAAGATCGCCATCATCGTCGGCGGTTCCTTCGGCGCCGGCCACTACGCCATGTGCGGTAAGGCCTACGACCCGCGCTTCGTCTTCGCGTGGCCCACGGCGAGGTACGCGGTGATGTCGGGCGCCTCCGCCGCCGGCACGCTGGTCGAGATCAAGGTCAAGCAGCTGGAACGCGGCGGCAAGAAGCTGAGCGACGACGACAAGAAGAAGCTCTTCGACGAAGTGAAAGCCACCTACGACGAGCAGATGGACCCGCGCTACGGCGCCGCGCGCCTGTGGATCGACAAGATCATCGACCCGCTCCAGACCCGCGAAGCGATTACCATGGCGCTGGAAGCCGCCGCGCTGAATCCGGAAGTGAGAGAGTTCAAGGTTGGCGTGTTACAGACGTGA